The window CACTACTATCAAAAAGTGCAGATATAGGAATATTTGAATATGGAATACGTGATATTAAACATGGACAACCTCATATTGTACAAAAACAAGTACAACCAATGTGTGTAGTATACACTAATATATCACGAGAACACACCCAAGTGTTAGGTGTTAAAAACTCATTTAAAGATTATATAAAAGCTAAAACACTTCTATCAAAAGATATGCAAGATGGTATTGTGATTGTAAATGCTGATGATCCAAACACAACCTATATTGGTAATAACAAAGAAGATAATTGTACTGTAATTTATTATGGATTTGATGTAGATAACATATCAGATAAATCAATAGGAGAAGTGCTCTGCCCAAATTGTGATAAACCCCTAACATATACACATAACTTTATGAATCAACGTGGAATATATGAATGTGATTGTGGATTTAAACGACCAGAACCTGACATAAAAGTAACACATATTGATATAACAGACACACAAATGAACATCACAATAGAAGGTAATGTATATAATGTAAATACACAATCTAAAATACCAATAAATGTAGATTTAACACTACCACATTTGGAATATATAACATATACAACGTTTTAGCATCAGCAACAACATATGCATGCTACAGTGAAACTCCAGATGAAATAAATGAAAAACTAGCAAGTTACTATAACAATCTAACATTTAACATCCTACCACCAGGAAGATTTGAAATAATTGATTATCAAAACAAAAAAGTAGGACTAGGACAAGGAGATAATGGAGATGCACTAAATGCAAATGCTAACCTTTTCCTTCAAGAAATAAAATCAAAACCATATGAATTTATATACTCAACACCTGATGTAAATGAAGAAGAAATATTTAAAGATCATCTGGAAGTTATAAAAAATCATAATCCTGACTTTATCACAGTAATACCAGGACGAGTATCAGTTGACATAGCACGTAGTTACTATGAACAAATGAAAAAAGAAGGACTAAACTGTACATTTTATCCTATTGAATATGACTTTGAAAAACAAATAAATGAAATAATAAAACTCACCCAAAAATCTGAATATGATAATGTTCTAATAACAGGTTGTGGAGAAGAACAAGCAGTATGGGATGATGTAAAAAATAAACTAAAAAATGAGTTATAAAAAAAATAAAGAAGAAAAAAGTAGTATATCAAAAGGAGATTATCTTCATATAATCTTTTTTTTAATCTTTTCACCTAAAAAAAATATCTCTCCTTTTTTTTTAACTAAAACTTTTTTTTAGTAGTTTTCAAGATTTTTAAGTGCACGACGTGTATTAAATGTAAATTCATTAACATCACTAGATGATATGGCAAATGATTTTATAATATTTCCACCTTTTTGTCTGACAAGATTATTTAATACATCAAGTGCTTTAATTTCACCTGCACCTTTAAATGTTACATATGTTACAACATCTTTACATCTAAAATCTGTTCTGTTAATAATTTCAAATATTGCAGGTGCTACATTTGATCCCCATACAGGTGTTCCAATATAAATTTTATCATAATCTGTGATATCTACATGTTTTGGTTCTATATAAGTTATCTTATTATCAAATATATCCATAGCATAGCTTATATATGCACTTATTCCAGATCTGTTAGTTAGATCTTTTATTTCCATATCTGTTGCATCTGTCATTTTCTCAATTTCTTTTGCAACATACCTAGTTTTTCCTGTTCTTGAATAATAAATTACTGCTGATTTCATTTTATCAAATATACTCCTACTTTTTTTTATTCTTCTTTTAAATTTTTAATAAGATAATATTTTTTTTCTAGATTTCTTCTATTGCTTTTTGTGTTAATTCATCAATATCTGTGTTTTTTGTTATTATTGCAAATGATTTTATTACATTTCCACCTTGTTTTTGTATCATATCATTCATAATTTCAAGTGCTGGTTTTTCACCACTAGCCATCATTGTTACAAATGTTACAACATTAACATCACTAAAATCATTTTGTTCTATATATTCTCGTATTGCTGGTGCTGGTTTTGATGCCCAGACAGGTGATCCTAGATATACTATGTCATATTTACTTAGATCTTTCACATCATATTCTATTGGTGTTGAACTATTTCTCACTGCACTTATTGCACCACCAATATATCCAAGTGCTCCACTACGATCTTTTTTATCTATAATTTCAAGCATATCTGCATTTTTCATTTGTGCTATTTTTTCTGCCACCATTTTTGTTTTATTTGTTCTTGTGTAATATACTACTAGATCTGTCATATCTAATACACTCCCCTTATAATTATTTGATTTTTATTAAATTATTTATACTATTGTTATATAGCTAACATATCTTTTATAAGTTTATACAATATTCTTTTTTATACAACCTAAAGTCTATCTAAAAAAAAGGGGATTTAATATGTTTACAATTTTTTTTCTTATTGCTATAAATAAAAGAAGTTTGCTTAATTAAAAAAAAATAAAGGTGGAGAAGTATTATATTTTTTTTCTATGGATATAATCCTACGTTTTTAAGTCCTGCTGTTTCATCGAAGTTAAACATTATGTTCATATTTTGTATTGCTTGTCCTGATGCTCCTTTTACAAGGTTATCTATTGCTGATATTACAACTAGTTGATCTTCATCATCAAGACTAATTCCACCAATTTGACAGTTATTTGATCCTCGTACACTTGCAAGTAGTGGTATTTTATTATCTTTTAATACTTGTACAAATGGTTCATCTTTATAGTATTCAGCATATAAGTTATAGATATCATCAACTGAAACATCATCTTTAAGAAGGAAGCTGTGATTTGTTGTTAAAATTCCACGAATAACAGGTACAAGATGTGGTGTGAATGATACTTTAACATTACCTGATCCAAAGTTTCTTAGTTGTTCACGTATTTCTGGTGTATGACGATGATTTGTTATTGAGTATGGTTTTATGTTATCAGCACATGTTGGATAATGTGAACTTGCTGTTGGATTTACTCCTGCTCCACTTACTCCACTTTTACTATCTAATATTATACGATCTACTAATTCATTTTCAACTATTGGAAGTGATGAAAGTATTGCACCTGTTACAAAACATCCTGGATTTGCAATTAGTGTTGCATCTCTTATTTTTTCACGATTAATTTCAGGAGATCCAAATACAGCTTCAATTTCTGGGTGGATGTGTTTGATATTATACCATTTTTCATAATCTTCTATATTAGAAAATCTGAAATCTCCACTTAGATCTATTACACGTGATCCATTTTCTAGGTATTGTGGTACAAGTTTCATTGAAGCTCCATGAGGAAGTGCACTAAA of the Methanosphaera cuniculi genome contains:
- a CDS encoding flavodoxin family protein, with amino-acid sequence MKSAVIYYSRTGKTRYVAKEIEKMTDATDMEIKDLTNRSGISAYISYAMDIFDNKITYIEPKHVDITDYDKIYIGTPVWGSNVAPAIFEIINRTDFRCKDVVTYVTFKGAGEIKALDVLNNLVRQKGGNIIKSFAISSSDVNEFTFNTRRALKNLENY
- the argC gene encoding N-acetyl-gamma-glutamyl-phosphate reductase gives rise to the protein MSKIDVAIIGASGYTGGELMRLLINHPNVNIKYVTSRKNKGEDVSNLHPNLEDVDLKFSNPNPEDIDADVVFSALPHGASMKLVPQYLENGSRVIDLSGDFRFSNIEDYEKWYNIKHIHPEIEAVFGSPEINREKIRDATLIANPGCFVTGAILSSLPIVENELVDRIILDSKSGVSGAGVNPTASSHYPTCADNIKPYSITNHRHTPEIREQLRNFGSGNVKVSFTPHLVPVIRGILTTNHSFLLKDDVSVDDIYNLYAEYYKDEPFVQVLKDNKIPLLASVRGSNNCQIGGISLDDEDQLVVISAIDNLVKGASGQAIQNMNIMFNFDETAGLKNVGLYP
- a CDS encoding flavodoxin family protein; protein product: MTDLVVYYTRTNKTKMVAEKIAQMKNADMLEIIDKKDRSGALGYIGGAISAVRNSSTPIEYDVKDLSKYDIVYLGSPVWASKPAPAIREYIEQNDFSDVNVVTFVTMMASGEKPALEIMNDMIQKQGGNVIKSFAIITKNTDIDELTQKAIEEI
- a CDS encoding Mur ligase family protein, whose translation is MAKTLKYKIAKSIGKLTYKGLKYLPTGGKAYPGYMYLKINGVDNLNTLVNDQIKIGSILITGTNGKTTTTTMIIDLFSRDFNVTKSVDNNTIYALTTALLSKSADIGIFEYGIRDIKHGQPHIVQKQVQPMCVVYTNISREHTQVLGVKNSFKDYIKAKTLLSKDMQDGIVIVNADDPNTTYIGNNKEDNCTVIYYGFDVDNISDKSIGEVLCPNCDKPLTYTHNFMNQRGIYECDCGFKRPEPDIKVTHIDITDTQMNITIEGNVYNVNTQSKIPINVDLTLPHLEYITYTTF